The Cheilinus undulatus linkage group 21, ASM1832078v1, whole genome shotgun sequence region CTTCTTCCTCGAAAATATGGCGTACTACTGCAATATCCTGACTGTAATGGCGCCCTCTTGTGGAATGATTGTTGCTGACTTTtacggtaaaaaaaaagaaaacgttaagcacacacacacaaaaatactaaaaacaaCGTGCACCAAGTAAGTGATTGACTTTTTTCTGAGCAGCattttagtatttcattttatacTCGAATTAGAGTTGTAACTACTAGGCTAATTGTTTACCCTAACCGGAAGTAGTTTGACTTGTCTGTTGGTTGCTAACGTTAGCATAAATAAAGCTACTGTAATCAGTCGATTCAAACAAAGCACACTTTGGGGTAttgatacagtttttttttcccaaaagtaACCGTGTTTGATTAAACTATCCCCACCTTTGcattaaagagaaaagaaaacgAACAATACCCAAACTTCTGGTTTCGATATACCAAAACAATCAACGACTGGATAGGTATATGTACATTGAAAGGTAGCGAGTTTCCTCCGTGCCGAGCATTTATAAATCGGCGATTTATTCCTACAAGCGTAGTCACAGCCCTACAGTCAGCTGATTGCATTCACATGACACCCCTTTCCACTCCGGAGCAAGTTCTGCTGCTCACCGGTGCTGAGAAAGTATTCGCATTTACAGGACGGAAACTTTCATGTCAAGAAACCATACGAAGAATATGAATTTGTAAGGATATCGGACGTGCCACAAGGAGCTAGCTATGTCACCAACAACAGACTGAGCCTGTATACAAAGGAGAGCAGCCAAAGGGTTAGCTTAATAGCTTCAGCGTGTTTGGTAAGTTATCTGCTGTGCCATGCCTCACCTTAAATTGTatattaaacacacaaaaatacacttttctcGTGTAATTTCGCGAACATGTATTTAAAATCTACACAAACCTGTCAGGAATTTCTCATCCGCACATTGTTTTCTGTACTTAAAAACACACCATTGTTATTTCAGAGTGTAATTTCTCAATAGACAGCACTTCTTTTAAGGCAGTTTTGTAAGTTGCTAATAAAACTCTGATTGTTGGTGTGACGGTTCAACGTGTGACCGTGTTCGCTGGTGACTTCTGTCCAAATGCTTCTGTTGTTGCTGATGTAACGGATGTTAAAAATGGAAAGTGTCCTCGTGAATAACCTTGTGTGGTTTTCACTGAAGAGATATCTGCTATGAATGAATAGTATGTATTATAATATGGTCCCTTGTTAAACTGAAACGTCAGTGTTAAATGCGGTTCTTAAAGCTCCTGAGTGCATTTTTGGGTTGTGGTGATTTTGGCGCCACCTGTGGAAAAAGCTGTGCATTTCATCTTTATGCTTGGTTTATCCTGTATGTCAAGATTATTATAAGTTGTCTCTGATCCTGCATGTTCCTTGGGGGTGGACAGCCATTAGGGAATAATTGTGAACAAAGGAAAGTTAGTACCCTAAAGCTCAAATTGGACATTTACACTGAATTTATCATGAGAAAATTTGCATGGAGtacatttgcaaaaaagggatttttgtcCCCTCAGTTTAATTGATTTACCTGACAATCAACATTGTACATTTTTCAGTGCTACAGACCTTAGCGTCTAGCAttgtctagccagatgaaggaaGATAAGAGTCttggagtcttgtactgagctaagaggcaaGCTGGGCCCATTTAACATATAAAATATGCTAATTTTgccacaaacatgtttttaattgaaacacTAATACGCTATTAACTGGGTAAACCTTGGAGGGTGAACACCCGAGTAACGATGAGCCATCCATGAACAAGCCCGTGCTACAAAACGGCTCTTTAATGCGAGCCACATGTCCATCCAACCCTGAGCTGTGTAAAATGGACTAATGCCTTTAGCCCCTTCATCCCTAGCTATCTGGGGCTAGCTCTCCTCTGAGGAAAACCTTTGAAAGGCAAGGCAAGTCCATTGACAGAGTCCTGTCACACAATGTTTGAAGCCCACAGATAATGGCATACTAATCAACttcagtacttttgggcgcggcgaAGTCATGATGtaggcaagcagcaacaagaggctggtacaattatggcggaagatattagcgtggatgctgctaaagcgccagttttatcagaacttaaagaagaacaaagaccagcatagagttgctttcttttcagaaatgacaaaagtcgagtccTGTCGTgtgcagttgccatggttctCGTTATGCAGtactctatggagtttactcctttggtaggggcgcagcttggtCACGctacatgttttgttgctctgattggcccgtgacagacagaacgctcatccaatcaccctctgagttttttttttttttttcaaaggatctgccctttcctaaacgctgtctatgagtggtttaccagatggatgtgtgaaacaaatccatcaggcATGCCAGGTTAGCTTCCCCTGGGGtctgttttgaaaaagtaaGGCATCTTGTTCCATGTATAAGCCGGTGATACACAGCTTTATATTTGTCCTTAAAAATTGAAGTCTTTAACCCTCTGGGCTGACTTTTAAACTGTCTCGAACAGCCTGGATGGCTTTGTAAGCTCAGTAGGAGCAAGACTGAGGTAACTGGTTTTGGACCCCATGGAGGCTACACCAAAGCCAGCATGGACGTTTCCCCTCTTGAACCCTGTCTTAAACCCTCTCAAAAATCTGGGGGTGATAATGgataatgattttaaatggaTCAGCAGATAAATTCAGTTACTAAGGCCAGATTTTTCCATGTCTGGCTCTTATCCGAGATTAAGCCCCTTTGACTGATCTTGCATGCTTTTATCGCCACGAGTCTTCCTTATTTTAATGCACTTCCATTTTGGTGCTTACTATACTTCTGTTAATCGTTGACAGCTTGTTCAGACTGCTTTTAACTGATACACATAGATAAGACCACATTACACTTATTTAGCTTCTCTTCACCAGCTCCTTGTGCATTTCAAGATGATTTATACAATTTACTACTTACTACTTTTATCACAAACACCCAGTTCCACCACTCACTTGCCTCTGACTGTCCTAAGTCCTGAGCTGTAGCTCGAAACCTTCTCAGTAACAGCGCTGCAGCTTTAAACGCTCTGCCTCCACATGTTCAGCTGCCCCCCGTGATGCCTGTTTATAAATTGAACCTAAAAATACgcttcttttaattttgttgtggTTTAAATGTGCTTTGTGAATAGACTTTGTTGGATTGGAAAGGCGCCAGGAGCTTTAAAGAACACATCTGGTGGCATATCGATGATGTTTTTTAGATCTATGATGCCTATATACACGTGCACTGTCAAATCAGTAATGTCAAGTTGTATGACATACattaataaatatttcaaagaagTTTGGTTGAAAAAGGGAATTATTTTTAAGTGTTACAGTGAGTGAATATTTGTGGTTTTATCGTCACGTGCTACTCCTTTTTGTACTTGTCTTAATCTAAGTCGGGCTTTTAACTCTAAATTTGTTTTCTTCCTCAAGGATTTTACAAGCATCCTTCAAAATGAGTCCAGAGGGGAAGAAGCTGTTGAACATCATTATCCTGGGCTTCGgctttatgtttatgtttaccGCTTTTCAAACATGTGGTAATATAGAGGTAGGGTTGACTTCCTGATGCACATTCCACATCGATCATGCACAACTTCAGATAATCAGTCGTTAAAGTGATGCGGTTCTTTTGATTACAGCAAACGGTCATCAAGAGCTTCAACAGCACTGAGTTCCATGGGAGTGGATATACAAGGTAAAGCACTCTAATAGTCTCAGCTCAACAACATTTAGATTAATTGATAACTAAGATGACTAAATCTTAAGCTATGCATTTTACAGTTTTCTCTAAATTCTCTAAAAGGCTGTAAAATAGATCTCTTTAAACCCACCAGACCTCACTTGACCAATTTGCAGCATAAATTGACCATTCTGCCATGTGTCCCTTGCAGCATGGCCATCATCTATGGAGTTTTCTCTGCATCCAACCTGATCGCTCCATCAGTGGTGACTGTCATTGGGCCCCAGCTGTCGATGTTTTTTAGCGGGCTTTTGTACAGGTAAGGTCTTGCTGACTGTGTCACCTTCTGCCTTACATTATTCATGCAAACCAACAtgtgttttcaatgtttttacAGTGGCTACATTGCTATGTTCATTTACCCATACACCTGGAGCTTCTATACCGCGTCTGTGCTTGTTGGAATAGGAGCAGCAGGTAAAACATCATGCAGTGACCATTTACGTAAAGTCATCTTTATGTTTGCGTGTCTGATCTTTGTCTGCTCTGTCTTTTAGTTTTGTGGACTGCTCAGGGAAATGTGCTTGCAATAAACTCTACTGATATAACCATTGGTAGAAATAGTGGCATATTTTGGGCATTGCTGCAGTTCAGGTGGgtcttttttaccttttcatgtGCATGAATATAAATAAGATACCCACAGCACTGAGCGCTATGAGTTTTGAACTCCAACATTATTTCTCTGCAGCTTATTCTTTGGAAATCTGTACATATACTGTGCCTGGCATGGACACGTCCACATAACAGGTACAAAGCACGCTACGTTTAACAGAATCTCTGCctcacatgtttatttctatcGTACAGTTCATTCCTCTTCTcataaaaagtttaattttaagcATGTGACTCACGTTGTGTGTCCCAGACAAGGACAGGCAGACTGTGTTCATCTCTCTGACCGTTATCAGTCTGGTGGggtgcttcctcttcttcctaaTTCGGAAACCAGACCCTGATCCTGCTCCTTCTGAGGCATCGGAGTCGCTGCTGCAGGCTGAATTTGTAGAGAGCAACGCATCAGCTAGGTGAGCTTTAATGGGAATTTTCACCGTGTAATTAACAAGCCTCGAAAGAGTCCCAGAAGATAAGACATTTAATGAAGCATTACTGCACGAGATGATTAATAGAAGGGTTTTTAAATGTGGAATGAAATTGTTATTGTGCTTCTGCATGAGTTAATGCATCTGTGGTTGAAAGCATGCACCCTGGTGCTCATCAGATGGAATCAAAATATTTCTAATAATGTGCAGAAATAGAAGACAAAGCAGAAGGTTAAATGGCTAATGTAAAAGTAAATATCTAACTTATATCAGGGATGGGTATAATctttaaataaacttaataTCCCAACAAAAATGGTCCTGATTTATTCCAAATGCATTAGATCCATAAACATCCCCAGATTGGgtctcaactggttgagtcctgggacccaccatcaactcctcaaggacaATTGGGACCCacattttggggattttttggtcaatcacatgtatttaataaaagatagtagagcttgggcctaagGCAGTACTAAAGGTGTAACAAAAACAATGGGAAAAAACTaaatatgcatgttttatagagtctcatagacaatttggCAGTTTTTTGGCAGGCACACAtccgcgacccactgaaaagggtgacccacttttgggtcctgacccactagttgagaaccactgatctagtgGGGCTCTGGAAGTAGGCAACTGAATCTAGGTGCAGCTGCATTTAGCAGTGAAAGTGCCTAAACAAGGAGCATGCATTATAACTTTTAATAAATGTTCTAAATTACTGATGCCATACAGTCTTGGTTAGAAAATGACGTGAACAAAAGTGAAGTTTTTgattattcaaaaaaaaaagtaatgcccgtaataaattgttaaaaagtTAACAGGTGTGTCCCCAGGTCTGGATAAATACTTTACGGTACCAAAGAAAATTCAAGACTTGGACTCGGGTCTTAAAGTTCCACACAAGTATGACTGGAGACTTCACTTGCtcaatctttttgtttttcatttgtcatCATGCCGTgcatatgaaattaaaatatgaagaacttcccctctctcttcctcttcacGATGTTCACTCTCTACATCTCACGTATGCACACGCTTACCATGTGCTGCGACACGATTGCATCAGGAGAGATGACGAGGTGTTTAGATAAGAGAAGAACTCTGTTAAGAAAACAGAGAACAGAAAGCCAGCCTTGTAACTTGTGTTTAAAGGTTGATATATAACAGAGCATTCATTCCTACTAAATTGAATTGGCTATTTGCATTTAACCCACTGCTTTACTATTTGTTCGACACACAGATAAACAGCAGCAtgactgagagaaaaaaaagtagggacagaaaATGATAAGACTGCATAAAAAACTattagattttgaaggtcataggtgaaggttaaaaaaaatacctcaCCCCTTTAATTTGATCCACCACTGTAAATTTATATAATCACCAGACATTTGCTCTACAGTcccgattccaaaaaagttgggactccgtgtaaaatgtaaataaaaacagaatgcattgatttgtaaatctcataaaaTCATATCTTATTCACAACATAGCAgatattgaaactgagacattttaccattttatgaaaaatactgGCACATATTGAGTTTGACGGCAACAACACATCTAAAAAGAATTGGGACAATTtccattagtaccacttacttctCCGGATGTTTTTTGCCCCATCCTTACctttttgagacgtgttgctgccaacaaattcaaaatgagctcatatttttcatgaaatggtaaaaagtctcagttttaacaCCTACAATGTTacttatgttctgttgtgaataagaTATGGGCTTATGAGAAATGCaaaccattgcattctgtttttatttccatttcacacagcaccccaactttctTGGACATAGGATTCTAGTTTCTAAATAGAGTTAGGGGCTTTTTAGATAGTGATTTAACCTATTTCATTCCCCCTACTAAAACAACAACCAGAGAAGCCAATAAAAACTACTCTCTGAGCGTGTAAGTGACAAAGATAAGCCCTTTTGTAGCTTTAAACTTgtgttttgcaaatttatctCAAGCGTTATGTATTATAGCAATATTTTCCTACTTTGAATTCCTTTAAACCCAAAATGTAAAAGTGAGGGTTTGAAGTGCAGGAATTACTCTTCAGGGGACACAATAACCAGGCTCAGTGTTCATCTTCAGCTCCACTGGAGGCTGTTATGTGTTCAGATTTATTCAACTTGAAGTAATGTTTGAGTAAAATGAGCTGCATGGGGTGAGCAATTTGTCCTGTTAATGATGCTCTTGTGGTTGATAAATCGATGTGTTTTATTCTTGGTGGCATCCAGGGTTACAGGAAAAATGTAGACTGGCAGAGATGTGAATAATTAACCACATATTGACCCTGGAAATGGCAAATTAAGGATATTTATAAGGAAATTTATTCCTCATGCTGTTGTTAAAGGAGCCAAAATGATGAGAAGCATCCCTTGAATAGGCTCCCTCATATTCAGTTACAGTAGTTTGGCACTATTTAACTTCCACATAGATTACTGGACGCTCCTTGGAAATGTCctggaaaatgtttttctaaagaTAGATGGGAACCTCGGTCATCCCACCTCAGAGTAGGAAAAGAACGGTGCTGAGCGAGACAGATGACCTTTTACTGTAAATGCTATCCTTTGTTGTCTTTTCTACATTTCTCTTTGTAACTGCTGAGATACAGTTACCATGGTAACCACATTCACTTCAGGGATTTAGGTGAAGATAAAATATAAGCCTGTGTAAGACAAGGTACAGATTGCTTTAAGACAAAAGTTGCATCATCATGTTTTTCTAAACTCTCATCCTTCTCCTCACAGCTCACCACAAGCAAGCCTCTGTTCACAAGCTCTGGATGCATTTGGTAAGTTGTCTCTGTAACATTTTCTTTTAGTGGACCCTAATTACCTCACAATTATATAATCATAAGTGCAATTATTGCTCAGAACGGTGAAAATTACCTTGCAATAAGTTGGAATTTTAACAAAGTAATACCTCGGAAATATGACATAATAAGGAAGTATTTGCCACGTGATAATGTATGAATTTTCTAGTCATTCCTTGTAATATTATAGCAGTTCTCTGGTTATTACATGGTATCTTGCCTtaaacctaaccttaaccctaagAATTATCAAGTAGCTTATATACAAAATTATCATTGTATTTCATAGAAATTAGAGTAACATACAAGCTAATTACCAGAGGATTCCCACATTATTACTAGGGTCAAGGTATGGGTAAGGATTAGGGTAAGGGGGTTAGGGGTTAGAGTAAGATACCACCTAATATTCATATATAAtagccacaatattatgaggtcTGCAGTTAGAGGGTTAGTGTAAAATACAAACTGATTACCACAAAATAGCCATAACATTACTAAGGAAGCTTTAAGGCTTAGGATTAGAggtttagggtaaaataccacctaattaccagagaattggcACACTATTACAAGTTCTAgtgttagagggttagggtcaAATACCATCTAATAAGTAGAAAATGTCTATGGTATTAAGAGTTctagggttaggattagggttagAGGGTAAGGGCTAACTACCACCTAATTATTAGATAACTGCCACAATCCTATGAGGTCTAGGGTTAGTCTTAGAGTGAAACGCCATGTAATTACTGGAGAATTGTCTCAATATTATGAggaattacttaaaaataaatacattattactaggtatACACTTCCTTAATATGAATGAGTTATTACTTCAGAAAGAGTCACCTTATTGCACTTTTTCTTACTAGATAATTATGCttattactttgaaaagcactaGGTAATTAGAGACCACTAAATAAAGTGCTAACATTGTctaatcatttttctttatgaGCTTCTCAAGGCTGTGAATTGGGAATTTTTAAGTCAAGTAATATTTTCACAGCTTTGAGGTAGAAGTATTAAAATCACTTACATAGATTTCTTAAACCAGCAGCTACTAAACAAGCAGTAATGGTGATGAATAAAAAATCcatgttgtcttttttctcttGCAGTCAAAGCATGTAAAATGTTTGTCACCAAAGAGATGCTGCTGCTGAGCATCTCAATAGGATACACAGGTGGGTTaatgatgatgtctgaaagtgGATGTAAAATGAAAGTGATGGAAGTTGCTAATGGGTGTCTCTGCTGTTTTAGGACTGGAACTCACTTTTTACAGCGGGGTCTACGGGACCTGCATAGGAGCCATGAATCAGTTCGGCAAAGACGCTAAGAGTTTGATCGGCATCTCTGGCATTTTCATCGGCATTGGCGAGATTTTG contains the following coding sequences:
- the mfsd11 gene encoding UNC93-like protein MFSD11, translating into MSPEGKKLLNIIILGFGFMFMFTAFQTCGNIEQTVIKSFNSTEFHGSGYTSMAIIYGVFSASNLIAPSVVTVIGPQLSMFFSGLLYSGYIAMFIYPYTWSFYTASVLVGIGAAVLWTAQGNVLAINSTDITIGRNSGIFWALLQFSLFFGNLYIYCAWHGHVHITDKDRQTVFISLTVISLVGCFLFFLIRKPDPDPAPSEASESLLQAEFVESNASASSPQASLCSQALDAFVKACKMFVTKEMLLLSISIGYTGLELTFYSGVYGTCIGAMNQFGKDAKSLIGISGIFIGIGEILGGGVFGMLNKCNRYGRNPVVLLGLITHFVAFYLIFLNIASDAPLAPEAGTDLQAYVTPSVAVAMLCSFLLGLGDSCFNTQLLSIIGFLFRDNSAPAFAVFKFIQSIMAALAFFYSNYLLLHWQLLILVVMGFLGSMTFFMAEALAESTRRETDYESI